The proteins below are encoded in one region of Homo sapiens chromosome 2, GRCh38.p14 Primary Assembly:
- the IL1R1 gene encoding interleukin-1 receptor type 1 isoform X1, with translation MKVLLRLICFIALLISSLEADKCKEREEKIILVSSANEIDVRPCPLNPNEHKGTITWYKDDSKTPVSTEQASRIHQHKEKLWFVPAKVEDSGHYYCVVRNSSYCLRIKISAKFVENEPNLCYNAQAIFKQKLPVAGDGGLVCPYMEFFKNENNELPKLQWYKDCKPLLLDNIHFSGVKDRLIVMNVAEKHRGNYTCHASYTYLGKQYPITRVIEFITLEENKPTRPVIVSPANETMEVDLGSQIQLICNVTGQLSDIAYWKWNGSVIDEDDPVLGEDYYSVENPANKRRSTLITVLNISEIESRFYKHPFTCFAKNTHGIDAAYIQLIYPVTNFQKHMIGICVTLTVIIVCSVFIYKIFKIDIVLWYRDSCYDFLPIKASDGKTYDAYILYPKTVGEGSTSDCDIFVFKVLPEVLEKQCGYKLFIYGRDDYVGEDIVEVINENVKKSRRLIIILVRETSGFSWLGGSSEEQIAMYNALVQDGIKVVLLELEKIQDYEKMPESIKFIKQKHGAIRWSGDFTQGPQSAKTRFWKNVRYHMPVQRRSPSSKHQLLSPATKEKLQREAHVPLG, from the exons ATGAAAGTGTTACTCAGACTTATTTGTTTCATAGCTCTACTGATTTCTTCTCTGGAGGCTG ATAAATGCAAGGAacgtgaagaaaaaataattttagtgtcATCTGCAAATGAAATTGATGTTCGTCCCTGTCCTCTTAACCCAAATGAACACAAAGGCACTATAACTTGGTATAAAGATGACAGCAAGACACCTGTATCTACAGAACAAGCCTCCAGGATTCATCAACACAAAGAGAAACTTTGGTTTGTTCCTGCTAAGGTGGAGGATTCAGGACATTACTATTGCGTGGTAAG aaattcatcTTACTGCCTCAGAATTAAAATAAGTGCAAAATTTGTGGAGAATGAGCCTAACTTATGTTATAATGCACAAGCCATATTTAAGCAGAAACTACCCGTTGCAGGAGACGGAGGACTTGTGTGCCCTTATatggagttttttaaaaatgaaaataatgagttACCTAAATTACAGTGGTataag GATTGCAAACCTCTACTTCTTGACAATATACACTTTAGTGGAGTCAAAGATAGGCTCATCGTGATGAATGTGGCTGAAAAGCATAGAGGGAACTATACTTGTCATGCATCCTACACATACTTGGGCAAGCAATATCCTATTACCCGGGTAATAGAATTTATTACTCTAG AGGAAAACAAACCCACAAGGCCTGTGATTGTGAGCCCAGCTAATGAGACAATGGAAGTAGACTTGG GATCCCAGATACAATTGATCTGTAATGTCACCGGCCAGTTGAGTGACATTGCTTACTGGAAGTGGAATGGGTCAGTAATTGATGAAGATGACCCAGTGCTAGGGGAAGACTATTACAG TGTGGAAAATCCTGCAAACAAAAGAAGGAGTACCCTCATCACAGTGCTTAATATATCGGAAATTGAAAGTAGATTTTATAAACATCCATTTACCTGTTTTGCCAAGAATACACATGGTATAGATGCAGCATATATCCAGTTAATATATCCAG TCACTAATTTCCAGAAGCACATGATTGGTATATGTGTCACGTTGACAGTCATAATTGTGTGTTctgttttcatctataaaatctTCAAGATTGACATTGTGCTTTGGTACAGGGATTCCTGCTATGATTTTCTCCCAATAAAAG CTTCAGATGGAAAGACCTATGACGCATATATACTGTATCCAAAGACTGTTGGGGAAGGGTCTACCTCTGACTGtgatatttttgtgtttaaagTCTTGCCTGAGGTcttggaaaaacagtgtggaTATAAGCTGTTCATTTATGGAAGGGATGACTACGTTGGGGAAG ACATTGTTGAGGTCATTAATGAAAACGTAAAGAAAAGCAGAAGACTGATTATCATTTTAGTCAGAGAAACATCAGGCTTCAGCTGGCTGGGTGGTTCATCTGAAGAGCAAATAGCCATGTATAATGCTCTTGTTCAGGATGGAATTAAAGTTGTCCTGCTTGAGCTGGAGAAAATCCAAGACTATGAGAAAATGCCAGAATCGATTAAATTCATTAAGCAGAAACATGGGGCTATCCGCTGGTCAGGGGACTTTACACAGGGACCACAGTCTGCAAAGACAAGGTTCTGGAAGAATGTCAGGTACCACATGCCAGTCCAGCGACGGTCACCTTCATCTAAACACCAGTTACTGTCACCAGCCACTAAGGAGAAACTGCAAAGAGAGGCTCACGTGCCTCTCGGGTAG
- the IL1R1 gene encoding interleukin-1 receptor type 1 isoform 2 precursor (isoform 2 precursor is encoded by transcript variant 2): MKVLLRLICFIALLISSLEADKCKEREEKIILVSSANEIDVRPCPLNPNEHKGTITWYKDDSKTPVSTEQASRIHQHKEKLWFVPAKVEDSGHYYCVVRNSSYCLRIKISAKFVENEPNLCYNAQAIFKQKLPVAGDGGLVCPYMEFFKNENNELPKLQWYKDCKPLLLDNIHFSGVKDRLIVMNVAEKHRGNYTCHASYTYLGKQYPITRVIEFITLEENKPTRPVIVSPANETMEVDLGSQIQLICNVTGQLSDIAYWKWNGSVIDEDDPVLGEDYYSVENPANKRRSTLITVLNISEIESRFYKHPFTCFAKNTHGIDAAYIQLIYPVTNFQKHMIGICVTLTVIIVCSVFIYKIFKIDIVLWYRDSCYDFLPIKVLPEVLEKQCGYKLFIYGRDDYVGEDIVEVINENVKKSRRLIIILVRETSGFSWLGGSSEEQIAMYNALVQDGIKVVLLELEKIQDYEKMPESIKFIKQKHGAIRWSGDFTQGPQSAKTRFWKNVRYHMPVQRRSPSSKHQLLSPATKEKLQREAHVPLG; encoded by the exons ATGAAAGTGTTACTCAGACTTATTTGTTTCATAGCTCTACTGATTTCTTCTCTGGAGGCTG ATAAATGCAAGGAacgtgaagaaaaaataattttagtgtcATCTGCAAATGAAATTGATGTTCGTCCCTGTCCTCTTAACCCAAATGAACACAAAGGCACTATAACTTGGTATAAAGATGACAGCAAGACACCTGTATCTACAGAACAAGCCTCCAGGATTCATCAACACAAAGAGAAACTTTGGTTTGTTCCTGCTAAGGTGGAGGATTCAGGACATTACTATTGCGTGGTAAG aaattcatcTTACTGCCTCAGAATTAAAATAAGTGCAAAATTTGTGGAGAATGAGCCTAACTTATGTTATAATGCACAAGCCATATTTAAGCAGAAACTACCCGTTGCAGGAGACGGAGGACTTGTGTGCCCTTATatggagttttttaaaaatgaaaataatgagttACCTAAATTACAGTGGTataag GATTGCAAACCTCTACTTCTTGACAATATACACTTTAGTGGAGTCAAAGATAGGCTCATCGTGATGAATGTGGCTGAAAAGCATAGAGGGAACTATACTTGTCATGCATCCTACACATACTTGGGCAAGCAATATCCTATTACCCGGGTAATAGAATTTATTACTCTAG AGGAAAACAAACCCACAAGGCCTGTGATTGTGAGCCCAGCTAATGAGACAATGGAAGTAGACTTGG GATCCCAGATACAATTGATCTGTAATGTCACCGGCCAGTTGAGTGACATTGCTTACTGGAAGTGGAATGGGTCAGTAATTGATGAAGATGACCCAGTGCTAGGGGAAGACTATTACAG TGTGGAAAATCCTGCAAACAAAAGAAGGAGTACCCTCATCACAGTGCTTAATATATCGGAAATTGAAAGTAGATTTTATAAACATCCATTTACCTGTTTTGCCAAGAATACACATGGTATAGATGCAGCATATATCCAGTTAATATATCCAG TCACTAATTTCCAGAAGCACATGATTGGTATATGTGTCACGTTGACAGTCATAATTGTGTGTTctgttttcatctataaaatctTCAAGATTGACATTGTGCTTTGGTACAGGGATTCCTGCTATGATTTTCTCCCAATAAAAG TCTTGCCTGAGGTcttggaaaaacagtgtggaTATAAGCTGTTCATTTATGGAAGGGATGACTACGTTGGGGAAG ACATTGTTGAGGTCATTAATGAAAACGTAAAGAAAAGCAGAAGACTGATTATCATTTTAGTCAGAGAAACATCAGGCTTCAGCTGGCTGGGTGGTTCATCTGAAGAGCAAATAGCCATGTATAATGCTCTTGTTCAGGATGGAATTAAAGTTGTCCTGCTTGAGCTGGAGAAAATCCAAGACTATGAGAAAATGCCAGAATCGATTAAATTCATTAAGCAGAAACATGGGGCTATCCGCTGGTCAGGGGACTTTACACAGGGACCACAGTCTGCAAAGACAAGGTTCTGGAAGAATGTCAGGTACCACATGCCAGTCCAGCGACGGTCACCTTCATCTAAACACCAGTTACTGTCACCAGCCACTAAGGAGAAACTGCAAAGAGAGGCTCACGTGCCTCTCGGGTAG
- the IL1R1 gene encoding interleukin-1 receptor type 1 isoform 6 precursor (isoform 6 precursor is encoded by transcript variant 10) produces MKVLLRLICFIALLISSLEADKCKEREEKIILVSSANEIDVRPCPLNPNEHKGTITWYKDDSKTPVSTEQASRIHQHKEKLWFVPAKVEDSGHYYCVVRNSSYCLRIKISAKFVENEPNLCYNAQAIFKQKLPVAGDGGLVCPYMEFFKNENNELPKLQWYKVILF; encoded by the exons ATGAAAGTGTTACTCAGACTTATTTGTTTCATAGCTCTACTGATTTCTTCTCTGGAGGCTG ATAAATGCAAGGAacgtgaagaaaaaataattttagtgtcATCTGCAAATGAAATTGATGTTCGTCCCTGTCCTCTTAACCCAAATGAACACAAAGGCACTATAACTTGGTATAAAGATGACAGCAAGACACCTGTATCTACAGAACAAGCCTCCAGGATTCATCAACACAAAGAGAAACTTTGGTTTGTTCCTGCTAAGGTGGAGGATTCAGGACATTACTATTGCGTGGTAAG aaattcatcTTACTGCCTCAGAATTAAAATAAGTGCAAAATTTGTGGAGAATGAGCCTAACTTATGTTATAATGCACAAGCCATATTTAAGCAGAAACTACCCGTTGCAGGAGACGGAGGACTTGTGTGCCCTTATatggagttttttaaaaatgaaaataatgagttACCTAAATTACAGTGGTataaggtaattttattttaa
- the IL1R1 gene encoding interleukin-1 receptor type 1 isoform 3 (isoform 3 is encoded by transcript variant 7): MEFFKNENNELPKLQWYKDCKPLLLDNIHFSGVKDRLIVMNVAEKHRGNYTCHASYTYLGKQYPITRVIEFITLEENKPTRPVIVSPANETMEVDLGSQIQLICNVTGQLSDIAYWKWNGSVIDEDDPVLGEDYYSVENPANKRRSTLITVLNISEIESRFYKHPFTCFAKNTHGIDAAYIQLIYPVTNFQKHMIGICVTLTVIIVCSVFIYKIFKIDIVLWYRDSCYDFLPIKASDGKTYDAYILYPKTVGEGSTSDCDIFVFKVLPEVLEKQCGYKLFIYGRDDYVGEDIVEVINENVKKSRRLIIILVRETSGFSWLGGSSEEQIAMYNALVQDGIKVVLLELEKIQDYEKMPESIKFIKQKHGAIRWSGDFTQGPQSAKTRFWKNVRYHMPVQRRSPSSKHQLLSPATKEKLQREAHVPLG; encoded by the exons atggagttttttaaaaatgaaaataatgagttACCTAAATTACAGTGGTataag GATTGCAAACCTCTACTTCTTGACAATATACACTTTAGTGGAGTCAAAGATAGGCTCATCGTGATGAATGTGGCTGAAAAGCATAGAGGGAACTATACTTGTCATGCATCCTACACATACTTGGGCAAGCAATATCCTATTACCCGGGTAATAGAATTTATTACTCTAG AGGAAAACAAACCCACAAGGCCTGTGATTGTGAGCCCAGCTAATGAGACAATGGAAGTAGACTTGG GATCCCAGATACAATTGATCTGTAATGTCACCGGCCAGTTGAGTGACATTGCTTACTGGAAGTGGAATGGGTCAGTAATTGATGAAGATGACCCAGTGCTAGGGGAAGACTATTACAG TGTGGAAAATCCTGCAAACAAAAGAAGGAGTACCCTCATCACAGTGCTTAATATATCGGAAATTGAAAGTAGATTTTATAAACATCCATTTACCTGTTTTGCCAAGAATACACATGGTATAGATGCAGCATATATCCAGTTAATATATCCAG TCACTAATTTCCAGAAGCACATGATTGGTATATGTGTCACGTTGACAGTCATAATTGTGTGTTctgttttcatctataaaatctTCAAGATTGACATTGTGCTTTGGTACAGGGATTCCTGCTATGATTTTCTCCCAATAAAAG CTTCAGATGGAAAGACCTATGACGCATATATACTGTATCCAAAGACTGTTGGGGAAGGGTCTACCTCTGACTGtgatatttttgtgtttaaagTCTTGCCTGAGGTcttggaaaaacagtgtggaTATAAGCTGTTCATTTATGGAAGGGATGACTACGTTGGGGAAG ACATTGTTGAGGTCATTAATGAAAACGTAAAGAAAAGCAGAAGACTGATTATCATTTTAGTCAGAGAAACATCAGGCTTCAGCTGGCTGGGTGGTTCATCTGAAGAGCAAATAGCCATGTATAATGCTCTTGTTCAGGATGGAATTAAAGTTGTCCTGCTTGAGCTGGAGAAAATCCAAGACTATGAGAAAATGCCAGAATCGATTAAATTCATTAAGCAGAAACATGGGGCTATCCGCTGGTCAGGGGACTTTACACAGGGACCACAGTCTGCAAAGACAAGGTTCTGGAAGAATGTCAGGTACCACATGCCAGTCCAGCGACGGTCACCTTCATCTAAACACCAGTTACTGTCACCAGCCACTAAGGAGAAACTGCAAAGAGAGGCTCACGTGCCTCTCGGGTAG
- the IL1R1 gene encoding interleukin-1 receptor type 1 isoform 4 (isoform 4 is encoded by transcript variant 8): MNVAEKHRGNYTCHASYTYLGKQYPITRVIEFITLEENKPTRPVIVSPANETMEVDLGSQIQLICNVTGQLSDIAYWKWNGSVIDEDDPVLGEDYYSVENPANKRRSTLITVLNISEIESRFYKHPFTCFAKNTHGIDAAYIQLIYPVTNFQKHMIGICVTLTVIIVCSVFIYKIFKIDIVLWYRDSCYDFLPIKASDGKTYDAYILYPKTVGEGSTSDCDIFVFKVLPEVLEKQCGYKLFIYGRDDYVGEDIVEVINENVKKSRRLIIILVRETSGFSWLGGSSEEQIAMYNALVQDGIKVVLLELEKIQDYEKMPESIKFIKQKHGAIRWSGDFTQGPQSAKTRFWKNVRYHMPVQRRSPSSKHQLLSPATKEKLQREAHVPLG; encoded by the exons ATGAATGTGGCTGAAAAGCATAGAGGGAACTATACTTGTCATGCATCCTACACATACTTGGGCAAGCAATATCCTATTACCCGGGTAATAGAATTTATTACTCTAG AGGAAAACAAACCCACAAGGCCTGTGATTGTGAGCCCAGCTAATGAGACAATGGAAGTAGACTTGG GATCCCAGATACAATTGATCTGTAATGTCACCGGCCAGTTGAGTGACATTGCTTACTGGAAGTGGAATGGGTCAGTAATTGATGAAGATGACCCAGTGCTAGGGGAAGACTATTACAG TGTGGAAAATCCTGCAAACAAAAGAAGGAGTACCCTCATCACAGTGCTTAATATATCGGAAATTGAAAGTAGATTTTATAAACATCCATTTACCTGTTTTGCCAAGAATACACATGGTATAGATGCAGCATATATCCAGTTAATATATCCAG TCACTAATTTCCAGAAGCACATGATTGGTATATGTGTCACGTTGACAGTCATAATTGTGTGTTctgttttcatctataaaatctTCAAGATTGACATTGTGCTTTGGTACAGGGATTCCTGCTATGATTTTCTCCCAATAAAAG CTTCAGATGGAAAGACCTATGACGCATATATACTGTATCCAAAGACTGTTGGGGAAGGGTCTACCTCTGACTGtgatatttttgtgtttaaagTCTTGCCTGAGGTcttggaaaaacagtgtggaTATAAGCTGTTCATTTATGGAAGGGATGACTACGTTGGGGAAG ACATTGTTGAGGTCATTAATGAAAACGTAAAGAAAAGCAGAAGACTGATTATCATTTTAGTCAGAGAAACATCAGGCTTCAGCTGGCTGGGTGGTTCATCTGAAGAGCAAATAGCCATGTATAATGCTCTTGTTCAGGATGGAATTAAAGTTGTCCTGCTTGAGCTGGAGAAAATCCAAGACTATGAGAAAATGCCAGAATCGATTAAATTCATTAAGCAGAAACATGGGGCTATCCGCTGGTCAGGGGACTTTACACAGGGACCACAGTCTGCAAAGACAAGGTTCTGGAAGAATGTCAGGTACCACATGCCAGTCCAGCGACGGTCACCTTCATCTAAACACCAGTTACTGTCACCAGCCACTAAGGAGAAACTGCAAAGAGAGGCTCACGTGCCTCTCGGGTAG
- the IL1R1 gene encoding interleukin-1 receptor type 1 isoform 5 (isoform 5 is encoded by transcript variant 9), with protein MEVDLGSQIQLICNVTGQLSDIAYWKWNGSVIDEDDPVLGEDYYSVENPANKRRSTLITVLNISEIESRFYKHPFTCFAKNTHGIDAAYIQLIYPVTNFQKHMIGICVTLTVIIVCSVFIYKIFKIDIVLWYRDSCYDFLPIKASDGKTYDAYILYPKTVGEGSTSDCDIFVFKVLPEVLEKQCGYKLFIYGRDDYVGEDIVEVINENVKKSRRLIIILVRETSGFSWLGGSSEEQIAMYNALVQDGIKVVLLELEKIQDYEKMPESIKFIKQKHGAIRWSGDFTQGPQSAKTRFWKNVRYHMPVQRRSPSSKHQLLSPATKEKLQREAHVPLG; from the exons ATGGAAGTAGACTTGG GATCCCAGATACAATTGATCTGTAATGTCACCGGCCAGTTGAGTGACATTGCTTACTGGAAGTGGAATGGGTCAGTAATTGATGAAGATGACCCAGTGCTAGGGGAAGACTATTACAG TGTGGAAAATCCTGCAAACAAAAGAAGGAGTACCCTCATCACAGTGCTTAATATATCGGAAATTGAAAGTAGATTTTATAAACATCCATTTACCTGTTTTGCCAAGAATACACATGGTATAGATGCAGCATATATCCAGTTAATATATCCAG TCACTAATTTCCAGAAGCACATGATTGGTATATGTGTCACGTTGACAGTCATAATTGTGTGTTctgttttcatctataaaatctTCAAGATTGACATTGTGCTTTGGTACAGGGATTCCTGCTATGATTTTCTCCCAATAAAAG CTTCAGATGGAAAGACCTATGACGCATATATACTGTATCCAAAGACTGTTGGGGAAGGGTCTACCTCTGACTGtgatatttttgtgtttaaagTCTTGCCTGAGGTcttggaaaaacagtgtggaTATAAGCTGTTCATTTATGGAAGGGATGACTACGTTGGGGAAG ACATTGTTGAGGTCATTAATGAAAACGTAAAGAAAAGCAGAAGACTGATTATCATTTTAGTCAGAGAAACATCAGGCTTCAGCTGGCTGGGTGGTTCATCTGAAGAGCAAATAGCCATGTATAATGCTCTTGTTCAGGATGGAATTAAAGTTGTCCTGCTTGAGCTGGAGAAAATCCAAGACTATGAGAAAATGCCAGAATCGATTAAATTCATTAAGCAGAAACATGGGGCTATCCGCTGGTCAGGGGACTTTACACAGGGACCACAGTCTGCAAAGACAAGGTTCTGGAAGAATGTCAGGTACCACATGCCAGTCCAGCGACGGTCACCTTCATCTAAACACCAGTTACTGTCACCAGCCACTAAGGAGAAACTGCAAAGAGAGGCTCACGTGCCTCTCGGGTAG